Proteins from one Sylvia atricapilla isolate bSylAtr1 chromosome 1, bSylAtr1.pri, whole genome shotgun sequence genomic window:
- the IMPA2 gene encoding inositol monophosphatase 2 gives MKPCEEEEEEGRAAAAGGGGDPWKECVEVAVQLARRAGQIIRKALTEEKQVSTKTSAADLVTETDHFVENLIISVLKEKFPSHRFIAEESTAAGSKCVLTDSPTWIIDPVDGTCNFVHRFPTVAVSIGFAVNKELEFGVIYHCTEERLYTGRRGQGAFCNDKRLQVSKETDISKALILTEIGPKRDPATLKLFLGNIERLLKAHAHGVRVIGSSTLALCHLASGAADAYYQFGLHCWDLAAATVIIREAGGTVIDTSGGPLDLMSCRVIAAGTREMAMFIAQEIQTIHYRRDDEN, from the exons ATGAAGCCGtgcgaggaggaggaggaggaagggcgggcggcggcggcgggcggcggcggggaccCCTGGAAGGAGTGCGTGGAGGTGGCGGTGCAGCTGGCGCGGCGCGCCGGGCAG ATTATTAGGAAAGCTctaacagaggaaaaacaagtgTCCACAAAGACATCTGCAGCAGATCTCGTGACAGAAACTGATCATTTTGtggaaaatttaattatttctgttctgaaagAGAAGTTTCCCTCCCACAG GTTTATTGCAGAAGAATCCACTGCTGCAGGTTCAAAGTGTGTCCTCACCGACAGTCCCACCTGGATTATTGACCCTGTTGATGGAACGTGCAACTTTGTGCACAG atttcCAACAGTGGCAGTGAGCATTGGATTTGCTGTTAACAAAGAG CTTGAATTTGGTGTAATTTACCACTGCACTGAAGAACGATTATACACTGGTAGAAGAGGTCAAGGGGCATTTTGTAATGACAAAAGGCTTCAGGTATCAAAAGAGACAG ATATCTCGAAGGCCttaattttaacagaaattggTCCAAAACGTGACCCTGCAACTTTGAAATTGTTCCTTGGTAACATTGAGAGATTGCTCAAGGCCCATGCACACGG GGTCCGTGTCATTGGGAGCTCGACGCTGGCTCTGTGCCACTTGGCGTCCGGCGCTGCAGACGCCTATTACCAGTTTGGGTTGCACTGCTGGGacctggcagcagccactgtCATCATCAGAGAGGCAGGTGGCACTGTGATAGACACTTCAG GGGGACCTCTGGATCTTATGTCCTGCCGAGTGATTGCTGCAGGCACGAGGGAGATGGCCATGTTCATAGCTCAGGAAATACAAACTATTCACTACCGACGGGACGACGAGAATTAA